The genomic interval CGCCGATCCGCGACGGCGGCGAGGAACTGGCGCGGTTCCCGGCCAGCGCGATCCCGGTCCGCCGACGGCGCGACTGACGCCGCGCCGCCGGCGCAGGCTCAACCGGCCTCGGCCATCCAGGCCTCGGCATCGGCGCCGGCCGCAATGCGCATCGGCGTTCCGGGCTCGGTCGTCGCCCGCCAGATCGCCTCGGCCACGTCCGAGGCCTGCGTGACCGGGCCGCCGGTCTCGCGGAAGCCGGCGATCATGCGCTCGACCAGCGGCCCGTACGCGGGATGGTCGACGCCACGCAGGTGCGCACGCGCGTTCTCGCCGAAGCGCGTTTCCGGCGCCCGGCCGGGCAACACCAGCCGCACGCGGATGCCCAGCGGCTCGACCTCGACGGCCAGCGATTCGGTCAGCGCCTCGACCGCCGCCTTGCTGGCGCGATAGACGCCCAGCAACGGCAGCGGCCGCAGGGTCACCGACGAACTGACGTTGACCACGACCCCGGCGCCGCGTTCGCGGAACTGCGGCAGTACCGCTTGCGTCGTCGCCAGCGTGCCCAGGGTGTTGGTGCGCAGCAGCGACAGCGCGACGTCGGCCGGCGTCAGCTCGACCGGGGCCGGCGCACCGAAGCCGGCGTTGTTGACGAGCGCGTCGATCGGCCCGGCGGCGTCGACCGCCCGCGCGATGCTGTCGGCATCGGTGACATCGAGCGGCAGCACGCGCAGCCGCTCGGACGCAGGCAAGACATCGGGACGCGGCGTGCGCATCGTTGCGACGACGTGCCAACCGCGTTCGAGGAACAGCTGCGCGGTCTGCAGGCCGAAGCCGGAGGAGCAGCCGGTGATCAGGACAGTGGACATGGGCGATGCCTGTTGGGGGAGGAGCCTCGACGATAGGGCGCGGCGGCCGGACCCTCTAGAATCGAACGTCGCCCATTCCACGCCGAGCGTCCTGCATGGTCGATCCCCTGTCCGAAGTCGTGGGCCTGCTGCAACCGGCCGCACGGTTCTCGAAATTGCTCGAAGGCGCCGGTGCGTGGCGCATCCATCGCGACGGCACTGGCGAGCCGTTCTATGCCGCGGTGCTCGAGGGCACCTGCTGGCTGTCGGTCGACGACGGCCCGCCGATCGCCCTGCAGGCGGGCGATTTCCTGCTGGCGCCGGCGATGCACGCGCTGATCGCCACCAGCGCCGTGCCCGGCGGAGCCGATGATGTGACGGCCACTGTGCCGGTGCAGGTGCGCGACGGCCTGGTGCGTATCGGGCCGGTGGGGGCGCCGGTCGATCTGCGCGTCCAGATCGGCTACTGCCAGTTCGCCGCGCCCGACGCCGGGCTCCTGGTCTCGCTGCTGCCCGGTGTCGTGCACGTGCGCGACGACCCACGGCTGACCGCACTGGTGCACCTGGTCGGCGAAGAGGCGCGGGCGCATCGCCCGGCACGCGAGGTTGTGCTCGAGCGCCTGCTCGAGGTGCTGCTGATCGAGGCCCTGCGCGGCCGCGGCGACGCCGCCGAGGCCTCCGGCCTGGCGCGGGGGTTGGCCGACGAGCGGCTCGCGGCGGCGCTGCGCGCGCTGCATGCCCGGCCCCGGCACCCTTGGACCGTCGCCGAACTCGCGAATGAGGCCGCGCTGTCGCGATCGGCGTTCTTCGCGCGCTTCACCCGGGTGGTCGGGATGGCGCCGATGGCCTACCTGCTGACCTGGCGCATGGCGTTGGCCAAGCGCCTGCTGCGCGGCGCGGACCTCGGCCTTGACCAGGTCGCCGAGCGCGTCGGCTATGCGACCGCCAACACCTTCGGCACGGCATTCACGCGACATGTCGGGGTCTCGCCGGCCCGATACGCCCGGGACGACCTCGCGCCCGCATAGCCAGTGCTGTCTGCGCGCGGCTGCGGGGGCATGGGTCTTCGGGCCGCACTGCGCACTGACGACGCCGGCCCGCAGGCGTTATGCTGCGCTGCAGCAATGACTGGATCTTCTCCTGTGCCTGCCGACTTCCGCCCTGGCGCGTTCGAAGCCGTGCCCGATGCTGCCGAGGTGGCGGCGGCGGTGGCTGTGGCCGCCCCGGCGCCGCTGCCACAGCGCCATACCGTCACCGAGGATGTGCAGGGCCTGATCCTGGCCAGCCTGGTCAGTGCGCTGGGCATGTCGATCCTGGCGACCGGCGGCCTGATGGTCGGCGGCGTGGCCGGTATGGCGCTGCTGGCGCACTACGCCACCGGCGCGCATTTCGGCCTGCTGTTCGTGCTGTTCAACCTGCCGTTCTATTGGATCGCGGTGCGGCGCATGGGCTGGGAGTTCACCCTCAAGACCTTTCTCGCGGTCGGCGTGACCGGCGTCGTCGCCGACCTGATCCCGCGCATGGCGCCGTTCGAATCGATGACGCCGTTGTTCTCGGCGGTGTTCGGCGGTGCGCTGGTCGGCATGGGCATCCTGTCGTTCATCCGCCACCGCGCCAGCCTGGGCGGGGTGGGCATCGTCGTGGTCTGGCTGCAGCGCAGCCGCGGCTGGAGCGCGGGCAAACTGCAGCTGGGCTTCGACACGGTGCTGATGCTGGTCTCGCTGACCGTGCTGCCGCCGTCCAAAGTGCTGTACTCGGCGCTCGGCGTGCTGGTGCTCAACTTGGTGCTGCTGTTCAACCACCGGCCCGGGCGCTACATGGGCGCCTGAGCGCGGCGTTCATCCGCCGCCGCACGCCACCGCCTAGACTCGGCGCCTCCTCCCGGCGACGTGGATGCCTTGATGCGCTGGCGCCCGACCACTGTGCTGCTGTTGACCGCGTTGTGGCTGCCGGCGTGGCCGGCGTCCGCGCAGCAATACGAGATCGACCTGTCGCAGATCGATACGACCGCGGTGCTGTCGAGCGGCGGCGACGTGCTGCGGCGCGCTGCGCCCGAGGCCATCGACGGGCTGTTCCAGGCGGTGCTGCACGCCTCGCGCGAACCCGGGGAAGCGCGGGCGTTGTGCGACCTGTTCGAGCCCGATGCCGCGCGCGACTTGGCTGCGTTCCAGCGCACCGTCGACCGGCTCGGGCCGGCCAGCCGCAACCGCTTCGCCAACGCCTTCACCCAGGTCGCGCTGACCGGCTTGCAGGGCCCGCCACAGGCCTTCGATCCGGCCGCCGCGCAACAGGTGCTGCGCGCGGCCGCGGTGACCGCGACGTTGCTCCATGACGGTTTCATGCTCGGGCTCACCTCGACCGGGACCGACGAGGCCAGCCGGGCAGGGCGCTGCCGCGCGTTCCGGCAGATGGTCGACGTGCTCAAGGACCAGCCGCAGACCCAGCGCGTGCTCGCGACCCGCTGGCTGCTCGCCGAGGGCCTGACCCTGGTCGCCGACGGCCAACCCGCAGCGCGCTGAGCGCGCCGTGTCGGCTCACGACGCGAGCCGGGCGACGATCGACTCGTAGAGATCGCGGTGGAAGAAGTACACCTCGCGCAGCAGGAACTCGCGCTGGGTGCGGAACGTGCGGAAGCGCGTCGACGGTGTCGGTGAGCCGA from Luteimonas sp. S4-F44 carries:
- a CDS encoding YitT family protein: MTGSSPVPADFRPGAFEAVPDAAEVAAAVAVAAPAPLPQRHTVTEDVQGLILASLVSALGMSILATGGLMVGGVAGMALLAHYATGAHFGLLFVLFNLPFYWIAVRRMGWEFTLKTFLAVGVTGVVADLIPRMAPFESMTPLFSAVFGGALVGMGILSFIRHRASLGGVGIVVVWLQRSRGWSAGKLQLGFDTVLMLVSLTVLPPSKVLYSALGVLVLNLVLLFNHRPGRYMGA
- a CDS encoding SDR family NAD(P)-dependent oxidoreductase, whose translation is MSTVLITGCSSGFGLQTAQLFLERGWHVVATMRTPRPDVLPASERLRVLPLDVTDADSIARAVDAAGPIDALVNNAGFGAPAPVELTPADVALSLLRTNTLGTLATTQAVLPQFRERGAGVVVNVSSSVTLRPLPLLGVYRASKAAVEALTESLAVEVEPLGIRVRLVLPGRAPETRFGENARAHLRGVDHPAYGPLVERMIAGFRETGGPVTQASDVAEAIWRATTEPGTPMRIAAGADAEAWMAEAG
- a CDS encoding AraC family transcriptional regulator, with translation MVDPLSEVVGLLQPAARFSKLLEGAGAWRIHRDGTGEPFYAAVLEGTCWLSVDDGPPIALQAGDFLLAPAMHALIATSAVPGGADDVTATVPVQVRDGLVRIGPVGAPVDLRVQIGYCQFAAPDAGLLVSLLPGVVHVRDDPRLTALVHLVGEEARAHRPAREVVLERLLEVLLIEALRGRGDAAEASGLARGLADERLAAALRALHARPRHPWTVAELANEAALSRSAFFARFTRVVGMAPMAYLLTWRMALAKRLLRGADLGLDQVAERVGYATANTFGTAFTRHVGVSPARYARDDLAPA